In the Clupea harengus chromosome 16, Ch_v2.0.2, whole genome shotgun sequence genome, one interval contains:
- the ncaph2 gene encoding condensin-2 complex subunit H2 isoform X1 has protein sequence MVAVMRQCVLTHRSDDTRIRAAKTKLSNMEAAESRFAQLLKPIRELAQNWDVDLASQLGDYLHELEGVQISFDGGKTTMNFAEAALLLQGTTSIYGKKVELLHSLVFRTLDYISNKSKRKDKQDAEGGEDSEQEVVTNARENDLQEELPTESTESDANLVTLHSDPTTVLEIAPVPPEALIPVDALEKQEFPFLNVKGEVLGSWKDFRINVFPVDASSGEIKMGMGVFRSDFLSSSSGEDSDPLGPVHMPDLHKELMGHSEVGAGDDGIGEAEVEGHREEEAGFMPLEDHGMEMDAEPDEHIERQRGVSEKRMLRERPAVKPVAIDPRQQKESVDVWKWHDLYAVVGEDKPIMKGRCCNVPAGLEESGKRKRKGLSKLEDFGAWCIKAYKVSDRKLKNGPAFPELNYIYLNKMKERIRGRRDILRRTGVTVSDEQLKRTYLEEEDIGERLGTEDPEEIRHQEPEGDDVMGDGPDDFGINFSPEDEGGEHEDMALPNLPSEALSYEDLVKKSMAQFFANTERYAKVTALSARVQDWENHIKPHLVAEEERGVFDIRDYGDRIIHAFSQVKEKRTFASIVAGKNNHEVCRYMLASLQLANDYTVEISKEDQTLEESVDTMALTLLTELRAHDRLKSYSANAVTEALVHVETS, from the exons ATGGTGGCGGTAATGAGACAATGTGTTTTGACTCACCGAAGTGACGACACACGCATCAGGGCGGCAAAAACAAAACTG TCGAATATGGAGGCGGCCGAATCCCGTTTCGCTCAGCTGCTGAAGCCCATCCGTGAGCTCGCCCAGAACTGGGATGTGGACCTGGCCTCCCAGCTGGGGGACTACCTGCATGAG CTGGAGGGGGTGCAAATCAGCTTTGATGGAGGTAAAACTACCATGAACTTTGCTGAGGCCGCATTGCTCTTGCAAGGCACGACAAGCATCTATGGTAAGAAG gtgGAACTCCTTCACAGCTTGGTGTTCCGAACTCTGGACTACATATCCAACAAAAGCAAAAG gaaagacaaacaggatgccgagggaggagaggatagtGAACAGGAAGTGGTCACAAACGCCAGAGAAAATGACCTTCAG GAGGAGCTACCTACTGAAAGCACAGAGTCTGACGCAAACCTGGTCACGCTCCACTCTGATCCTACCACG GTCCTGGAGATCGCCCCGGTCCCTCCTGAGGCTCTGATCCCAGTGGACGCGTTGGAGAAACAGGAGTTCCCCTTCCTCAA TGTTAAGGGGGAGGTGCTGGGCAGCTGGAAGGACTTCCGCATAAACGTGTTCCCCGTGGACGCCTCGTCGGGGGAGATCAAGATGGGCATGGGGGTCTTCCGCTCCGACTTCCTCAGTAGCTCCAGTGGGGAGGATTCAGACCCCCTTGGCCCCGTCCACATGCCTGACCTCCACAAGGAGCTAATGG gcCACTCTGAGGTGGGAGCAGGGGATGATGGGATTGGAGAGGCAGAGGTCGAAGgtcacagagaagaagaggcgGGGTTCATGCCCCTGGAGGATCATGGGATGGAAATGGATGCAGAGCCTGACGAGCACATTGAGAGACAGCGG GGTGTCAGTGAGAAGCGAATGCTGAGGGAAAGACCTGCAGTGAAACCAGTGGCCATAGATCCAAGGCAACAGAAG GAAAGCGTGGATGTGTGGAAGTGGCATGATCTGTACGCTGTTGTGGGTGAAGACAAACCCATCATGAAAG ggcGTTGCTGCAATGTGCCAGCGGGTCTGGAAGAGTCGGGCAAAAGAAAACGCAAAGGCTTATCCAAACTGGAGGACTTCGGAGCATGGTGTATtaaagcat ATAAAGTTTCTGATCGCAAGCTGAAAAATGGCCCTGCATTCCCAG AACTGAACTACATTTATCTGAATAAGATGAAGGAGCGCATTAGAGGACGCAGGGACATCCTCAGGAGAAcg ggtgTTACCGTGAGCGATGAGCAGCTGAAGAGAACCTacttggaggaggaggacattgGGGAGAGGCTGGGGACAGAGGACCCAGAGGAGATAAGACACCAGGAGCCTGAGG GTGATGATGTAATGGGGGACGGACCAGACGACTTTGGGATCAACTTCAGCCCAGAGGATGAGGGTGGAGAACATGAGGACATGGCTCTACCCA ACCTGCCGTCAGAGGCCCTGAGCTATGAAGACCTGGTTAAGAAGAGTATG GCTCAGTTCTTTGCCAACACGGAGCGCTACGCAAAGGTCACAGCACTGTCTGCACGAGTACAAGACTGGGAGAACCATATCAAACCTCATCTTGTAGCTGAG gaggagagaggtgtgtttgaCATCCGTGACTATGGCGACCGGATCATTCACGCCTTCAGTCAGGTGAAGGAGAAACGAACCTTTGCCTCCATTGTTGCTGGCAAAAACAATCATGAGGTCTGCAGATACATGCTAGCCTCCCTTCAGCTG GCCAACGACTACACGGTGGAGATCAGTAAGGAGGACCAGACCCTGGAGGAGTCTGTGGACACCATGGCACTCACTCTCCTGACTGAACTCCGTGCCCACGATCGCCTCAAATCCTACAGCGCCAACGCGGTCACGGAGGCGCTAGTGCACGTGGAGACCAGCTGA
- the ncaph2 gene encoding condensin-2 complex subunit H2 isoform X2, with the protein MEAAESRFAQLLKPIRELAQNWDVDLASQLGDYLHELEGVQISFDGGKTTMNFAEAALLLQGTTSIYGKKVELLHSLVFRTLDYISNKSKRKDKQDAEGGEDSEQEVVTNARENDLQEELPTESTESDANLVTLHSDPTTVLEIAPVPPEALIPVDALEKQEFPFLNVKGEVLGSWKDFRINVFPVDASSGEIKMGMGVFRSDFLSSSSGEDSDPLGPVHMPDLHKELMGHSEVGAGDDGIGEAEVEGHREEEAGFMPLEDHGMEMDAEPDEHIERQRGVSEKRMLRERPAVKPVAIDPRQQKESVDVWKWHDLYAVVGEDKPIMKGRCCNVPAGLEESGKRKRKGLSKLEDFGAWCIKAYKVSDRKLKNGPAFPELNYIYLNKMKERIRGRRDILRRTGVTVSDEQLKRTYLEEEDIGERLGTEDPEEIRHQEPEGDDVMGDGPDDFGINFSPEDEGGEHEDMALPNLPSEALSYEDLVKKSMAQFFANTERYAKVTALSARVQDWENHIKPHLVAEEERGVFDIRDYGDRIIHAFSQVKEKRTFASIVAGKNNHEVCRYMLASLQLANDYTVEISKEDQTLEESVDTMALTLLTELRAHDRLKSYSANAVTEALVHVETS; encoded by the exons ATGGAGGCGGCCGAATCCCGTTTCGCTCAGCTGCTGAAGCCCATCCGTGAGCTCGCCCAGAACTGGGATGTGGACCTGGCCTCCCAGCTGGGGGACTACCTGCATGAG CTGGAGGGGGTGCAAATCAGCTTTGATGGAGGTAAAACTACCATGAACTTTGCTGAGGCCGCATTGCTCTTGCAAGGCACGACAAGCATCTATGGTAAGAAG gtgGAACTCCTTCACAGCTTGGTGTTCCGAACTCTGGACTACATATCCAACAAAAGCAAAAG gaaagacaaacaggatgccgagggaggagaggatagtGAACAGGAAGTGGTCACAAACGCCAGAGAAAATGACCTTCAG GAGGAGCTACCTACTGAAAGCACAGAGTCTGACGCAAACCTGGTCACGCTCCACTCTGATCCTACCACG GTCCTGGAGATCGCCCCGGTCCCTCCTGAGGCTCTGATCCCAGTGGACGCGTTGGAGAAACAGGAGTTCCCCTTCCTCAA TGTTAAGGGGGAGGTGCTGGGCAGCTGGAAGGACTTCCGCATAAACGTGTTCCCCGTGGACGCCTCGTCGGGGGAGATCAAGATGGGCATGGGGGTCTTCCGCTCCGACTTCCTCAGTAGCTCCAGTGGGGAGGATTCAGACCCCCTTGGCCCCGTCCACATGCCTGACCTCCACAAGGAGCTAATGG gcCACTCTGAGGTGGGAGCAGGGGATGATGGGATTGGAGAGGCAGAGGTCGAAGgtcacagagaagaagaggcgGGGTTCATGCCCCTGGAGGATCATGGGATGGAAATGGATGCAGAGCCTGACGAGCACATTGAGAGACAGCGG GGTGTCAGTGAGAAGCGAATGCTGAGGGAAAGACCTGCAGTGAAACCAGTGGCCATAGATCCAAGGCAACAGAAG GAAAGCGTGGATGTGTGGAAGTGGCATGATCTGTACGCTGTTGTGGGTGAAGACAAACCCATCATGAAAG ggcGTTGCTGCAATGTGCCAGCGGGTCTGGAAGAGTCGGGCAAAAGAAAACGCAAAGGCTTATCCAAACTGGAGGACTTCGGAGCATGGTGTATtaaagcat ATAAAGTTTCTGATCGCAAGCTGAAAAATGGCCCTGCATTCCCAG AACTGAACTACATTTATCTGAATAAGATGAAGGAGCGCATTAGAGGACGCAGGGACATCCTCAGGAGAAcg ggtgTTACCGTGAGCGATGAGCAGCTGAAGAGAACCTacttggaggaggaggacattgGGGAGAGGCTGGGGACAGAGGACCCAGAGGAGATAAGACACCAGGAGCCTGAGG GTGATGATGTAATGGGGGACGGACCAGACGACTTTGGGATCAACTTCAGCCCAGAGGATGAGGGTGGAGAACATGAGGACATGGCTCTACCCA ACCTGCCGTCAGAGGCCCTGAGCTATGAAGACCTGGTTAAGAAGAGTATG GCTCAGTTCTTTGCCAACACGGAGCGCTACGCAAAGGTCACAGCACTGTCTGCACGAGTACAAGACTGGGAGAACCATATCAAACCTCATCTTGTAGCTGAG gaggagagaggtgtgtttgaCATCCGTGACTATGGCGACCGGATCATTCACGCCTTCAGTCAGGTGAAGGAGAAACGAACCTTTGCCTCCATTGTTGCTGGCAAAAACAATCATGAGGTCTGCAGATACATGCTAGCCTCCCTTCAGCTG GCCAACGACTACACGGTGGAGATCAGTAAGGAGGACCAGACCCTGGAGGAGTCTGTGGACACCATGGCACTCACTCTCCTGACTGAACTCCGTGCCCACGATCGCCTCAAATCCTACAGCGCCAACGCGGTCACGGAGGCGCTAGTGCACGTGGAGACCAGCTGA
- the ncaph2 gene encoding condensin-2 complex subunit H2 isoform X3 gives MVELLHSLVFRTLDYISNKSKRKDKQDAEGGEDSEQEVVTNARENDLQEELPTESTESDANLVTLHSDPTTVLEIAPVPPEALIPVDALEKQEFPFLNVKGEVLGSWKDFRINVFPVDASSGEIKMGMGVFRSDFLSSSSGEDSDPLGPVHMPDLHKELMGHSEVGAGDDGIGEAEVEGHREEEAGFMPLEDHGMEMDAEPDEHIERQRGVSEKRMLRERPAVKPVAIDPRQQKESVDVWKWHDLYAVVGEDKPIMKGRCCNVPAGLEESGKRKRKGLSKLEDFGAWCIKAYKVSDRKLKNGPAFPELNYIYLNKMKERIRGRRDILRRTGVTVSDEQLKRTYLEEEDIGERLGTEDPEEIRHQEPEGDDVMGDGPDDFGINFSPEDEGGEHEDMALPNLPSEALSYEDLVKKSMAQFFANTERYAKVTALSARVQDWENHIKPHLVAEEERGVFDIRDYGDRIIHAFSQVKEKRTFASIVAGKNNHEVCRYMLASLQLANDYTVEISKEDQTLEESVDTMALTLLTELRAHDRLKSYSANAVTEALVHVETS, from the exons ATG gtgGAACTCCTTCACAGCTTGGTGTTCCGAACTCTGGACTACATATCCAACAAAAGCAAAAG gaaagacaaacaggatgccgagggaggagaggatagtGAACAGGAAGTGGTCACAAACGCCAGAGAAAATGACCTTCAG GAGGAGCTACCTACTGAAAGCACAGAGTCTGACGCAAACCTGGTCACGCTCCACTCTGATCCTACCACG GTCCTGGAGATCGCCCCGGTCCCTCCTGAGGCTCTGATCCCAGTGGACGCGTTGGAGAAACAGGAGTTCCCCTTCCTCAA TGTTAAGGGGGAGGTGCTGGGCAGCTGGAAGGACTTCCGCATAAACGTGTTCCCCGTGGACGCCTCGTCGGGGGAGATCAAGATGGGCATGGGGGTCTTCCGCTCCGACTTCCTCAGTAGCTCCAGTGGGGAGGATTCAGACCCCCTTGGCCCCGTCCACATGCCTGACCTCCACAAGGAGCTAATGG gcCACTCTGAGGTGGGAGCAGGGGATGATGGGATTGGAGAGGCAGAGGTCGAAGgtcacagagaagaagaggcgGGGTTCATGCCCCTGGAGGATCATGGGATGGAAATGGATGCAGAGCCTGACGAGCACATTGAGAGACAGCGG GGTGTCAGTGAGAAGCGAATGCTGAGGGAAAGACCTGCAGTGAAACCAGTGGCCATAGATCCAAGGCAACAGAAG GAAAGCGTGGATGTGTGGAAGTGGCATGATCTGTACGCTGTTGTGGGTGAAGACAAACCCATCATGAAAG ggcGTTGCTGCAATGTGCCAGCGGGTCTGGAAGAGTCGGGCAAAAGAAAACGCAAAGGCTTATCCAAACTGGAGGACTTCGGAGCATGGTGTATtaaagcat ATAAAGTTTCTGATCGCAAGCTGAAAAATGGCCCTGCATTCCCAG AACTGAACTACATTTATCTGAATAAGATGAAGGAGCGCATTAGAGGACGCAGGGACATCCTCAGGAGAAcg ggtgTTACCGTGAGCGATGAGCAGCTGAAGAGAACCTacttggaggaggaggacattgGGGAGAGGCTGGGGACAGAGGACCCAGAGGAGATAAGACACCAGGAGCCTGAGG GTGATGATGTAATGGGGGACGGACCAGACGACTTTGGGATCAACTTCAGCCCAGAGGATGAGGGTGGAGAACATGAGGACATGGCTCTACCCA ACCTGCCGTCAGAGGCCCTGAGCTATGAAGACCTGGTTAAGAAGAGTATG GCTCAGTTCTTTGCCAACACGGAGCGCTACGCAAAGGTCACAGCACTGTCTGCACGAGTACAAGACTGGGAGAACCATATCAAACCTCATCTTGTAGCTGAG gaggagagaggtgtgtttgaCATCCGTGACTATGGCGACCGGATCATTCACGCCTTCAGTCAGGTGAAGGAGAAACGAACCTTTGCCTCCATTGTTGCTGGCAAAAACAATCATGAGGTCTGCAGATACATGCTAGCCTCCCTTCAGCTG GCCAACGACTACACGGTGGAGATCAGTAAGGAGGACCAGACCCTGGAGGAGTCTGTGGACACCATGGCACTCACTCTCCTGACTGAACTCCGTGCCCACGATCGCCTCAAATCCTACAGCGCCAACGCGGTCACGGAGGCGCTAGTGCACGTGGAGACCAGCTGA